The following proteins are co-located in the Sphingobacteriaceae bacterium genome:
- a CDS encoding glutamate--tRNA ligase, whose translation MEKRVRVRFAPSPTGGLHMGGVRTALFNYLFAKKHKGDFILRIEDTDQNRFVEGAEAYIVEALKWCGIAPNEGVGFGDGPHKPYRQSERKELGIYKKYAEQLIQSGHAYYAFDTEEELDAMRKRLEAAKVVAPQYNAVTRQNMRNSITLPEDEVKKLLESGAKHVVRLKVPRNEEIRFHDIIRGWVTVNSTQVDDKVLLKSDGMPTYHLAHIVDDIEMKISHAVRGEEWLPSAPAHILIYRYLGLENEMPKLAHLPLILNPDGNGKISKREARFPVFPLSWKDPRENAPYVGYKEAGYYPEAFVNILALLGWNPGDNQEIMSIDEMAALFDFERVNKSGAKFDPEKAKWFNQQYLRMQSDEDLANGFKPVLKEKGIERNDAFVIAFCKLVKEKVQFVHEFWEQGKYVFEAPSTYDEKVMAKKWNEQSKNIFTQLGDVFKKLEPWKSEAITKAFKDAEGTLGKMDMQLLRVLITGVAGGPQLFDMLELIGKEETVKRLEIALAKK comes from the coding sequence ATGGAAAAACGAGTACGTGTTCGATTTGCGCCTAGCCCTACGGGTGGCTTACACATGGGCGGCGTACGAACTGCCCTTTTTAATTATTTATTTGCCAAAAAACACAAGGGTGATTTTATATTGAGAATTGAAGACACCGATCAAAACCGATTTGTTGAAGGCGCTGAGGCTTATATTGTTGAGGCTTTAAAATGGTGTGGCATTGCTCCTAATGAAGGGGTGGGCTTTGGTGATGGTCCGCATAAACCGTACCGACAAAGTGAACGTAAAGAACTGGGCATTTATAAAAAGTATGCCGAGCAATTGATACAATCAGGACATGCTTATTACGCATTTGATACAGAAGAAGAATTAGACGCCATGCGCAAACGTTTGGAAGCTGCAAAAGTGGTGGCTCCGCAATACAATGCGGTAACGCGACAAAACATGCGTAACTCCATAACTTTACCCGAAGATGAAGTAAAAAAATTATTGGAGAGTGGTGCTAAGCATGTAGTACGATTAAAGGTTCCGCGCAATGAAGAAATTCGTTTTCATGATATTATTCGAGGTTGGGTAACTGTAAATTCAACACAGGTAGATGATAAGGTTTTATTGAAGAGTGATGGAATGCCAACTTATCATTTGGCTCATATTGTAGATGATATTGAAATGAAAATTTCTCACGCGGTGCGGGGAGAAGAGTGGTTGCCCAGTGCGCCGGCTCATATTTTGATATACCGTTATTTGGGATTAGAAAATGAAATGCCCAAGCTGGCTCATTTGCCTTTGATATTGAATCCGGATGGAAATGGAAAAATTTCTAAAAGAGAAGCAAGATTTCCTGTTTTCCCTCTGAGTTGGAAAGATCCAAGAGAAAATGCGCCTTATGTTGGTTATAAAGAAGCCGGATATTACCCCGAGGCCTTTGTGAATATTTTAGCTTTATTGGGATGGAATCCCGGAGATAATCAGGAAATCATGTCTATTGATGAAATGGCTGCTTTATTTGATTTTGAACGAGTAAATAAAAGCGGTGCCAAGTTTGATCCGGAAAAAGCCAAATGGTTTAATCAGCAATATTTGCGCATGCAATCGGATGAGGATTTAGCCAATGGATTTAAACCGGTGCTGAAAGAGAAGGGCATTGAAAGAAATGATGCATTTGTGATTGCATTTTGTAAACTGGTAAAAGAAAAAGTACAGTTTGTGCATGAGTTTTGGGAACAGGGAAAATATGTTTTTGAAGCACCAAGCACGTATGATGAAAAAGTGATGGCCAAGAAATGGAACGAGCAAAGCAAAAATATTTTTACTCAGTTGGGCGATGTGTTTAAAAAATTGGAGCCCTGGAAATCGGAAGCTATTACCAAGGCTTTTAAAGATGCCGAAGGTACGCTGGGCAAAATGGATATGCAATTGTTACGTGTTTTAATTACCGGTGTTGCCGGTGGTCCCCAATTATTTGATATGCTGGAGTTGATTGGAAAAGAAGAAACAGTAAAGCGTTTGGAAATTGCCTTAGCGAAAAAATGA
- a CDS encoding acyl-CoA thioesterase, with protein sequence MKSLSLNINLDWSEMDLFGHINNVAYFKYAQSARVNYLESVGINTSDPENKNSFAVAHSSCQFKAPLFYPGSIKIITSVDWIKNTSLQLNHKIYNSKNELAAEITDVIVLFDYSKQQKMEIPASVRKSLEA encoded by the coding sequence ATGAAATCATTAAGCCTGAATATTAATCTCGACTGGAGCGAAATGGATTTGTTTGGTCACATAAATAACGTGGCCTATTTTAAATATGCGCAAAGTGCACGAGTAAATTACCTGGAGAGCGTGGGTATAAATACTTCCGATCCTGAAAATAAAAACAGCTTTGCGGTTGCTCATTCATCCTGCCAATTTAAAGCACCCTTATTTTATCCGGGTTCCATAAAAATAATTACAAGTGTCGACTGGATTAAAAACACCAGCCTCCAACTCAATCATAAAATATATAATTCAAAAAATGAACTAGCCGCTGAAATAACCGATGTAATTGTTTTATTTGATTATAGTAAACAACAAAAAATGGAAATTCCCGCTTCGGTTCGAAAAAGTTTGGAAGCTTAA
- a CDS encoding T9SS type A sorting domain-containing protein, whose amino-acid sequence MMKIKILLLTLCINSALYAQVPADLNINANLTFNGEQSMAMHPNNPAHLVVAWMKYIFAPAPAGMMIATSTSTNGGLTWSTPVNIPHFRPHWTSADPTLAFNTNGDIYLGYIDYKIQKDSGAVYVAKSTNGGTSWGTPSKVIDFFDNADLAIDRPWIAVDNSGGAYDGNVYCVTMSIKEDPLPHHNYLMKSTNGGNTWSAPLQIDVAIPGGPTVKPMGIPCVSKNGKLNIAYFSYNPPQSLLGRFICASSIDGGNSLSAAVIQTIGATPITNDTLLQYSYHLAANPTNSNNLVFTYVDKSNNDYDINSAYSNDGGNSWSNAQRITNDLINNGNNQDMCWAGFSSTGKYAGVWRDRRANSGAQNQPYKIWGSLSVDGGANFTPNFQVSQSDGPLMIPVDGNDFLGCVLNDTVVYSCWTDKRNGSTNQLYFNKYKMSQITGLAKNKLKEGIIFPNPNNGEFTILFEDHAERNIQIFDVNGKLVYAHKNQSDQLKIKLKECKGNYFVKMESKGEIFTVNMLVE is encoded by the coding sequence ATGATGAAAATAAAAATTTTACTTCTCACGCTTTGCATAAATTCTGCGCTATATGCGCAGGTTCCGGCCGATTTAAATATTAATGCCAACCTCACTTTTAATGGGGAACAATCTATGGCCATGCATCCCAACAATCCCGCCCATTTAGTGGTGGCCTGGATGAAATATATTTTTGCTCCGGCACCGGCCGGTATGATGATTGCTACCAGCACTTCTACCAACGGAGGTTTAACCTGGAGTACACCGGTTAATATTCCGCACTTTCGTCCGCATTGGACATCCGCTGATCCTACTTTAGCATTTAATACCAATGGCGATATTTATTTGGGATATATTGATTATAAAATTCAAAAAGACAGCGGTGCCGTTTACGTGGCGAAATCAACTAATGGCGGAACAAGTTGGGGAACACCATCTAAAGTAATCGACTTTTTTGATAATGCCGACTTAGCCATTGACCGACCCTGGATTGCAGTAGATAATAGCGGAGGAGCATATGACGGCAATGTGTACTGCGTTACCATGAGTATTAAAGAAGATCCCTTGCCCCACCATAATTATTTAATGAAATCAACGAATGGCGGAAATACCTGGTCGGCTCCTTTACAAATTGATGTGGCCATACCCGGAGGACCGACAGTTAAACCCATGGGAATACCTTGTGTTAGTAAAAACGGCAAATTAAATATTGCTTATTTCTCGTATAACCCGCCACAATCTTTGTTGGGCAGATTTATTTGTGCCAGTTCTATAGATGGAGGTAATTCACTTTCAGCAGCAGTCATACAAACCATTGGCGCAACGCCAATCACCAACGATACGCTATTGCAATACTCTTATCATTTAGCCGCAAATCCTACCAACAGCAATAATTTAGTTTTTACTTATGTAGATAAATCTAATAACGATTATGATATTAATTCGGCTTACTCCAATGATGGAGGAAATAGCTGGAGTAATGCACAAAGAATTACGAATGATCTAATCAACAACGGCAATAATCAGGACATGTGTTGGGCCGGATTTTCAAGTACGGGAAAATATGCCGGTGTTTGGCGAGATAGAAGAGCCAATAGCGGCGCACAAAACCAGCCTTATAAAATATGGGGAAGTCTTTCTGTTGACGGAGGAGCAAATTTTACGCCTAATTTTCAAGTATCACAAAGTGATGGACCATTAATGATACCCGTAGATGGAAATGATTTTTTGGGTTGTGTATTGAATGATACCGTGGTTTATTCCTGTTGGACGGATAAAAGAAACGGAAGTACCAATCAACTTTATTTTAATAAATATAAAATGAGTCAAATTACCGGCTTAGCAAAAAATAAGTTGAAAGAGGGGATAATTTTCCCAAATCCAAACAACGGGGAGTTCACTATTTTGTTTGAAGATCATGCGGAAAGAAATATTCAGATTTTTGATGTCAACGGAAAATTAGTTTATGCTCATAAAAATCAATCCGATCAATTGAAAATTAAATTAAAAGAATGTAAGGGGAATTATTTTGTAAAAATGGAGAGCAAAGGAGAAATATTTACCGTAAATATGCTGGTGGAATAA
- a CDS encoding FMN-binding glutamate synthase family protein, producing the protein MKAKFIGISLIILAAIGAGGYFMNWIWWLFILVVPIVIVGIMDLSQTKHSLKHNFPVIGRMRWWAEWMRPKIYQYFIESDTDGAPFNRLSRNVIYQRAKKVNDTTPFGTQLNVYETGYEWLNHSISPLAHDKVDHDPRVLVGGPDCKQPYSASILNVSAMSYGSLSKNAVMALNGGAKIGGFAHNTGEGGLSPYHLQPGGDIFWQIGTGYFSCRNSDGSFNYEAFAERAVIPNVKMIEIKLSQGAKPGHGGILPAAKVNDEIAKIRLVEKGKDVLSPPYHTAFSNPIGLLEFVKKLRELSGGKPIGFKLCIGQKIQFIAICKAMIKTGIMPDFITVDGGEGGTGAAPLEFTNSVGMPLRDALAFVYDALNGFGIKKHIAIIASGKVHTGFDLVRNISLGADMCGSARAMMLSLGCIQALECNTNTCPTGVATQNPKLYKGLDVDDKKVRVANYHQETVKAAVELMAAAGISHPKKLHRSHIYRRVSANQIQTYAELYPYLLKGSLLEAPFPIGWELSVMHASEETFESAIQYS; encoded by the coding sequence ATGAAAGCAAAATTTATTGGTATTTCTTTAATCATACTAGCTGCAATTGGTGCGGGCGGTTATTTTATGAATTGGATTTGGTGGCTATTTATTTTAGTTGTGCCTATTGTTATAGTGGGTATAATGGATTTAAGCCAAACCAAACACAGTTTAAAACACAATTTTCCGGTGATTGGTCGTATGCGTTGGTGGGCCGAATGGATGCGTCCAAAAATTTACCAGTATTTCATTGAGTCGGATACCGATGGTGCGCCTTTTAATAGATTAAGCAGAAATGTAATTTATCAACGCGCAAAAAAAGTAAATGATACTACTCCTTTTGGAACGCAGTTAAACGTTTATGAAACCGGATACGAATGGTTAAATCATTCTATTTCTCCATTAGCCCATGATAAAGTAGATCATGATCCCAGAGTATTAGTCGGTGGACCGGATTGCAAACAACCTTATTCGGCCAGCATTTTAAATGTATCGGCTATGAGTTATGGTTCCTTAAGTAAAAATGCCGTGATGGCCTTAAATGGAGGAGCAAAAATTGGCGGATTTGCGCACAATACCGGAGAAGGAGGATTGAGTCCTTACCATTTGCAACCCGGTGGAGATATTTTCTGGCAAATTGGTACCGGATATTTTAGCTGCAGAAATTCGGATGGTTCGTTTAATTACGAAGCTTTTGCAGAAAGAGCGGTAATTCCCAATGTAAAAATGATAGAAATAAAACTATCACAAGGAGCAAAACCCGGTCATGGAGGAATTTTACCCGCTGCGAAGGTGAACGATGAAATTGCAAAAATACGTTTGGTTGAAAAAGGAAAAGATGTATTATCTCCGCCTTATCACACGGCATTTTCGAATCCCATTGGCTTGTTGGAATTTGTAAAAAAATTAAGAGAATTAAGTGGAGGAAAACCTATTGGATTTAAATTATGCATAGGACAAAAAATACAATTTATTGCGATATGCAAAGCCATGATAAAAACCGGAATAATGCCTGACTTCATAACGGTTGACGGAGGTGAGGGGGGAACAGGAGCTGCGCCGCTGGAGTTTACCAATTCGGTAGGTATGCCTTTGCGCGATGCCTTAGCTTTTGTTTACGATGCTTTAAATGGCTTTGGAATAAAAAAACACATTGCTATTATTGCTTCCGGAAAAGTGCATACCGGATTTGATTTAGTGAGAAATATTTCACTGGGTGCTGATATGTGCGGAAGTGCAAGAGCCATGATGCTTTCCTTGGGATGCATTCAGGCTTTAGAATGTAACACCAATACTTGTCCCACAGGTGTAGCCACACAAAATCCAAAATTATATAAGGGGCTTGATGTAGATGATAAAAAAGTTCGTGTGGCCAATTACCATCAAGAAACGGTAAAAGCGGCTGTAGAGTTAATGGCGGCAGCCGGCATATCACATCCAAAAAAATTACATCGTTCGCATATTTATCGTAGAGTAAGTGCTAATCAAATTCAAACCTACGCCGAGTTATATCCTTATTTACTGAAAGGATCATTATTGGAAGCACCGTTCCCAATAGGATGGGAATTATCGGTTATGCATGCCAGTGAAGAAACCTTTGAAAGTGCTATTCAATATTCATAA
- a CDS encoding tetratricopeptide repeat protein, with product MSQFDFFRELKQKVENGNTDIFEFYRQAWPKIVTLPLNELDEIIAFGEKYKQAGNLQLAYHLFTVAMIDVFKGKYNSSLDNCKLAITLFEIENNQEGLLATFCMQGIAYRSIGQLDLAQQNIQSAISLIDKTQNSKLFNYFKSVTCYQAGELCQQFGDYNSSVEYYIQGQEFTGENIELNGRICSAIGTCYMKLNDFDNAFNYFTKALTTIQNSESPNALMESKIYGDLGDYYFVKKEMPKALEYHLQSLEIRKSNNLQNPICTSYLALSKIYLNLKDYEKSLSFANQALDLAIALKVQMKQYEAHELLAYSFECTGNIAEAYAHFKKFHQIKDEVLNQEVIKKIENLNNKHKIESSEKEKEIFRLKNIELKGALNEIHDSFTYASRIQRALIPNDKYIQSSLEKLKGKN from the coding sequence ATGAGTCAGTTCGATTTTTTTAGGGAGTTAAAACAAAAAGTTGAAAACGGCAATACGGATATTTTTGAGTTTTATCGTCAGGCCTGGCCAAAAATTGTTACGCTTCCTTTAAATGAGCTGGATGAAATAATAGCATTTGGCGAAAAGTATAAACAAGCCGGTAATTTGCAACTAGCCTATCATCTCTTTACTGTTGCCATGATTGATGTTTTTAAAGGCAAGTATAATTCCTCATTAGATAATTGCAAGCTTGCTATAACGCTTTTTGAAATTGAAAATAATCAAGAGGGTTTGCTGGCTACTTTTTGTATGCAAGGCATTGCCTACCGTTCAATCGGACAATTAGATTTAGCTCAACAAAATATTCAGTCGGCTATTTCTTTGATTGATAAAACACAAAATTCAAAATTGTTTAATTATTTTAAATCGGTTACATGTTATCAGGCCGGAGAGTTGTGTCAACAGTTTGGAGATTATAATAGTTCTGTTGAATATTATATACAGGGACAAGAATTTACAGGAGAAAACATTGAATTGAATGGCAGAATTTGCAGCGCAATAGGAACTTGTTATATGAAGTTGAATGATTTTGATAATGCATTTAATTATTTCACAAAGGCTCTTACCACTATTCAAAATTCAGAAAGTCCCAATGCACTGATGGAATCTAAAATTTATGGAGATTTAGGTGATTATTATTTTGTGAAGAAGGAAATGCCTAAAGCCTTGGAGTATCATTTGCAAAGTCTTGAAATCAGAAAATCAAATAATTTACAAAATCCTATTTGTACGAGTTACTTAGCCTTGTCAAAAATATATTTGAATTTGAAGGACTACGAAAAATCGTTATCGTTTGCCAATCAGGCATTGGATTTGGCTATAGCATTAAAAGTGCAAATGAAACAATACGAGGCGCATGAATTACTAGCCTATTCTTTTGAATGTACGGGAAATATTGCCGAAGCATACGCGCATTTTAAAAAGTTTCATCAGATAAAGGATGAGGTATTAAATCAGGAAGTGATTAAGAAAATTGAAAATTTAAATAATAAACACAAAATAGAAAGTTCGGAAAAGGAAAAAGAAATATTCCGATTAAAAAACATTGAATTAAAAGGAGCCTTGAACGAGATACACGATAGTTTTACTTACGCCAGTCGCATACAAAGAGCTTTAATTCCCAACGATAAATACATACAAAGTTCTTTAGAAAAATTAAAAGGTAAAAATTAA
- a CDS encoding DUF1501 domain-containing protein has translation MKRRTFLKTSTLASAGLFLPSLLRSGNFLFPQKTTKKLILIHLNGGNDWLNTIIPFKNELYYKFRPKIAIPTDQVIPLTGTLGLHPALKTLKELYAQKEMCIVNNVGYPNPDRSHFRSSDIWHSAGDSNEYISTGWLGRYMDLHCTNAYEAVQGDLNLSLALKGNNLNGVAIKNLKHLHTELQLPLYDNLIKSVKVDELNNDNQSYLYKTLIQTHTAFDYVFEKNKLVQNNKEYPKGGFGTQLKNAASLIAAESDIKIFFMSINGFDTHMGQLKRQEKLLTNFSEGISTFIENLKELNKWDDTLIMTYSEFGRRAEENANAGTDHGTAGNVLLFGKNLKKTGIVNEDPDLENLLDGDLKHSIDFRSIYKNVLQNWMQVDADAIIPQKVKGLELI, from the coding sequence ATGAAGAGAAGAACATTTTTAAAAACAAGTACCTTAGCCTCGGCAGGATTATTTTTGCCATCCCTCCTGCGGTCGGGTAATTTTCTTTTTCCTCAAAAAACTACCAAAAAACTCATCCTTATTCATCTCAATGGCGGCAATGATTGGCTGAATACCATTATTCCTTTTAAAAATGAATTGTATTACAAATTCCGACCTAAAATTGCAATACCTACTGATCAAGTAATTCCACTCACCGGAACTTTAGGACTACATCCTGCATTAAAAACGCTAAAGGAATTATATGCCCAAAAAGAAATGTGTATTGTAAATAACGTGGGTTACCCTAATCCTGATCGTTCACATTTCAGAAGCTCGGATATCTGGCACAGTGCCGGTGATTCCAACGAATATATAAGTACAGGCTGGCTGGGCAGGTATATGGACTTACATTGTACTAATGCCTATGAAGCCGTGCAAGGTGATTTGAATTTATCTCTGGCATTAAAAGGAAATAATTTAAATGGCGTTGCAATTAAAAATTTAAAGCATTTACATACTGAGTTACAATTACCCCTATACGATAACCTGATTAAAAGTGTAAAAGTTGATGAATTGAATAACGACAATCAATCCTATTTATATAAAACTTTAATACAAACCCATACGGCCTTTGATTACGTTTTTGAAAAAAATAAACTAGTTCAAAACAACAAAGAATACCCTAAAGGAGGTTTCGGGACTCAATTAAAGAACGCGGCCTCCTTAATTGCAGCCGAAAGCGATATCAAAATATTTTTTATGAGTATCAATGGTTTTGATACACACATGGGTCAACTCAAGCGACAAGAGAAATTACTTACCAATTTTTCTGAAGGAATTTCAACTTTTATTGAAAACTTGAAAGAACTCAATAAGTGGGACGATACCTTAATAATGACCTACAGTGAATTTGGAAGAAGAGCAGAAGAAAATGCCAATGCCGGAACCGACCATGGTACAGCCGGAAATGTTTTGCTGTTCGGAAAAAATTTAAAAAAGACCGGGATTGTAAATGAAGATCCGGATTTGGAAAACTTATTGGATGGTGATTTAAAACACAGCATTGATTTCAGAAGTATTTATAAAAATGTGCTTCAAAACTGGATGCAAGTTGATGCCGATGCAATTATTCCCCAAAAAGTAAAAGGACTCGAATTAATTTAA
- a CDS encoding DUF1800 domain-containing protein, which translates to MPTPLGQIFHLYNRLGFGISYKEAKEIAHKNINEIVNGLIISSGISTYLSVIKKEEIQAFKETIAEGKNKVEVQNLNKMKTMELNLQWMKQLIDTKNVLVEKQTLFWHNHFACRIPNPYLLQELNNTMRKFAFGNFRDLLVEVCKSPAILIYLNNQQNKKEHPNENFARELLELFTLGHGNYSETDIKETAKAFTGWGFKKDTGEFFFNEKLFDFSEKEIFGKKGNFGGEDVINMIISNKKTAYHIARKMYRYYVNENVNESRVKDLAEFYYQNQYNTGALIKKIFSSSYFFEEENIGSKIKSPIELLVGLSRQFKIKYHRYEALFKFQEILGMQLFYPPNVAGWSGGRNFIDSSTLIWRMKLPGILLSDVKPTGTKVPAPEVEEKEETENNTATNLIGAEINWEGILSELTDLDFEKLIKVYLAKSPKPETIQKIKELTALSKKEMVLSIVSLPEYSLV; encoded by the coding sequence ATGCCTACACCGCTTGGTCAAATATTTCACTTATATAATCGCTTAGGATTTGGAATAAGCTATAAAGAAGCAAAGGAAATTGCACATAAAAATATTAATGAAATTGTAAATGGTTTAATTATCTCTTCCGGCATAAGTACTTACTTGTCGGTCATCAAAAAAGAAGAAATACAGGCTTTTAAGGAAACCATTGCAGAAGGAAAAAATAAGGTGGAGGTTCAGAACCTCAATAAAATGAAAACCATGGAGTTGAATCTACAGTGGATGAAGCAACTCATTGATACAAAAAATGTATTGGTTGAAAAGCAAACCCTTTTCTGGCACAATCATTTCGCTTGCAGAATTCCTAATCCGTATTTATTACAGGAGCTCAATAACACCATGCGTAAATTTGCTTTTGGCAACTTCAGAGATTTATTAGTGGAAGTTTGTAAAAGCCCGGCCATTTTAATTTACCTCAACAATCAGCAAAATAAAAAAGAACATCCCAATGAAAATTTTGCACGTGAATTGCTTGAACTTTTTACATTAGGTCATGGCAATTACAGCGAGACTGATATTAAAGAAACCGCGAAAGCATTTACCGGATGGGGATTTAAAAAAGATACCGGCGAGTTTTTTTTCAACGAAAAATTATTTGATTTCTCTGAAAAAGAAATTTTCGGTAAAAAAGGAAATTTTGGCGGCGAGGATGTGATTAATATGATCATCAGTAATAAAAAAACAGCTTATCATATTGCTCGCAAAATGTATCGATATTATGTGAATGAAAATGTGAATGAAAGCCGGGTTAAAGATTTAGCGGAGTTTTACTATCAAAATCAATACAATACCGGCGCGCTAATAAAAAAAATATTTTCTTCTTCCTATTTCTTTGAAGAAGAAAATATAGGAAGTAAAATTAAAAGTCCGATTGAACTTTTGGTTGGCCTAAGCCGTCAGTTTAAAATTAAATACCACCGATATGAAGCCCTGTTTAAATTTCAGGAAATATTAGGCATGCAGTTGTTTTATCCACCCAATGTTGCAGGATGGAGTGGTGGAAGAAATTTTATTGATAGCAGTACACTCATTTGGCGCATGAAACTACCCGGCATATTATTAAGCGATGTTAAACCTACCGGCACTAAAGTACCGGCACCTGAAGTAGAGGAAAAAGAAGAAACGGAAAACAATACGGCCACAAATTTAATAGGCGCTGAAATAAATTGGGAAGGGATATTGAGTGAATTAACTGATTTGGATTTTGAGAAACTGATAAAAGTGTATTTGGCCAAATCACCCAAACCGGAAACAATTCAGAAAATAAAAGAATTAACCGCATTGAGTAAAAAAGAAATGGTATTGAGCATCGTATCTCTACCGGAATATAGTTTAGTATGA
- a CDS encoding amidohydrolase family protein, translating into MKSKINLFLLLFFITHAQAQNIVLRNVNILPINHNITIPGCNVFIRDGKIEKITPFPYVREPGKRAKKKESTVGYVVHDCGGAYLMPGLADMHGHLPEKNDPIKLQQYLNLQLAAGVTLVRSMRGKKEHLAIRDSVKKGIKANAPELCVSFLLNENDTVMDKGKAENIVKEVSQNGFDFIKYLHGLDEASFKNLVEACKQYTVAIAGHAYQNNFEKTFAAGFRSIEHYQPVLKLFKDDTVKFKQLIPELKKSAVGICPTLSYYYIYSFDMKEEVLNARNGMNFLSTKIKKEWGKSYKEDLTRAKEHFKTDFESKYVKPSKSKIESFFPVLKLMANEDVNLLLSPDDGPYNVPGFSVYEEMMLYKKAGLSNYQILKCATLNAARCLNDNTWGSVEIGKKANLVLLSGNPLDDLSNIKKVEAIILHGKYILPEDLVKQPK; encoded by the coding sequence ATGAAAAGCAAAATCAATTTATTTTTATTGCTCTTTTTTATTACTCATGCGCAGGCACAGAATATTGTTTTGCGTAACGTAAATATTCTGCCCATTAATCATAACATCACCATTCCGGGTTGCAATGTTTTCATTCGAGATGGGAAAATTGAAAAAATTACTCCTTTCCCCTATGTGCGTGAACCGGGGAAAAGGGCTAAGAAGAAAGAATCAACCGTGGGTTATGTTGTGCACGATTGTGGGGGTGCCTACTTAATGCCCGGCCTGGCTGATATGCATGGCCACTTACCGGAAAAAAACGATCCCATAAAACTCCAGCAATATTTAAATCTGCAATTGGCCGCCGGTGTAACTTTGGTGAGAAGCATGCGCGGTAAAAAAGAACACTTGGCCATAAGAGATAGTGTTAAAAAAGGAATTAAAGCTAATGCGCCTGAGCTTTGTGTTTCTTTTTTGTTAAATGAAAACGATACGGTGATGGATAAAGGCAAAGCCGAAAATATTGTTAAAGAAGTTTCGCAAAACGGATTTGATTTTATAAAGTATCTGCATGGATTAGATGAAGCCTCATTTAAAAATCTGGTTGAAGCCTGTAAACAATATACAGTTGCTATTGCAGGCCATGCTTATCAAAATAATTTTGAAAAAACATTTGCCGCCGGATTTAGAAGTATTGAACATTACCAACCTGTACTGAAGTTATTTAAAGATGATACGGTAAAGTTCAAACAATTAATTCCGGAACTTAAAAAAAGTGCTGTTGGTATTTGTCCAACTTTATCTTATTACTATATCTATTCATTCGACATGAAAGAAGAAGTTTTGAATGCCAGGAATGGCATGAACTTTTTGAGCACCAAAATTAAAAAGGAATGGGGAAAATCTTATAAAGAGGATTTGACCCGGGCCAAGGAACATTTTAAAACAGATTTTGAATCAAAATATGTAAAACCTTCCAAATCAAAAATAGAATCATTTTTCCCGGTATTAAAATTAATGGCGAATGAAGATGTTAATTTACTTTTGAGTCCTGATGATGGTCCTTATAACGTCCCTGGATTTTCCGTGTATGAAGAAATGATGTTGTATAAAAAGGCAGGTTTAAGTAATTATCAAATTCTGAAATGCGCAACTTTAAATGCGGCCAGATGTTTAAATGACAATACCTGGGGAAGTGTTGAAATTGGAAAGAAGGCCAACCTAGTACTGTTGTCGGGTAATCCTTTAGATGATCTTTCTAATATTAAAAAAGTAGAAGCCATAATTTTACATGGTAAATATATTTTGCCGGAAGATTTAGTAAAACAGCCTAAATAA